The following proteins come from a genomic window of Ktedonobacterales bacterium:
- a CDS encoding MarR family transcriptional regulator, translated as MNERQDQAAGLDDAVLLDGALITALETILPRYFRAVRHVIDQAEGAGARATNGSESAEAQPRQAPAAAGAERLTLAQFRCVQAIAAQGTTLTTHLAWQMGVTMPTMTSRIDGLVERGMVERQPDPQSRRQVLLRLTPGGQRALERYQGVVDGWLRSLLAELNAEQKRQLLAGLDDLDKLLDADIRARAEQDAAVER; from the coding sequence ATGAATGAACGACAAGATCAGGCGGCAGGGTTGGATGATGCCGTTCTTCTGGATGGGGCGCTCATTACGGCGCTTGAGACGATTTTGCCCCGGTATTTTCGGGCGGTTCGCCATGTGATCGATCAGGCGGAAGGGGCGGGCGCGCGAGCGACCAACGGGAGCGAGAGTGCCGAGGCCCAGCCGAGGCAAGCGCCCGCCGCCGCAGGCGCCGAGCGGCTGACGCTGGCGCAGTTTCGCTGTGTGCAGGCGATTGCGGCGCAGGGTACGACGCTGACGACGCATCTGGCCTGGCAGATGGGGGTGACGATGCCAACGATGACGAGCCGAATTGATGGACTGGTGGAGCGGGGGATGGTGGAGCGCCAGCCTGATCCACAGAGTCGGCGGCAGGTGCTGCTGCGTCTAACGCCTGGCGGGCAGCGGGCGCTGGAGCGGTATCAGGGGGTGGTGGATGGCTGGCTGCGCAGCTTGCTGGCTGAACTGAACGCGGAGCAGAAGCGGCAGCTGCTCGCGGGGTTGGATGATCTGGACAAGCTTCTGGATGCCGACATTCGCGCTCGCGCTGAGCAGGATGCGGCGGTAGAGCGTTAG
- a CDS encoding PIG-L family deacetylase → MSDLAILASYAHPDDEQGVTGTLAWYAERGVRTGLICATRGELGEIAEADPPLATPETLGQVREQEMRRAAEVAKIGQLWFLDYRDSGMRGTDGNQDAAAFMNVDEGEAVGKIVRVIRAFKPTVITTFDPTGGYGHPDHIRIQELTTKAFHAAKDAGQYPETGAAWEVKRLFYTSMPRSRIRQLAQFAREAGMASNFTGMDPEKLGLPDEMITNQIDVRAYLDLKRRSVTQHRTQMNPNSPFARLPEEITAQWRGTEYFALAAGTPVDRSDPAAAADLFAGLGA, encoded by the coding sequence GTGTCTGATTTGGCAATTCTTGCCAGCTACGCGCACCCTGACGATGAGCAAGGGGTGACGGGTACGCTGGCGTGGTATGCAGAGCGCGGCGTTCGTACTGGTTTGATTTGCGCAACGCGCGGTGAGCTAGGGGAGATTGCGGAGGCTGATCCTCCGCTGGCAACGCCGGAGACGCTGGGCCAGGTGCGTGAACAGGAGATGCGCCGGGCGGCGGAGGTTGCGAAGATTGGGCAACTCTGGTTTCTGGATTACCGCGATTCGGGGATGCGTGGGACGGACGGGAATCAGGATGCCGCAGCTTTTATGAATGTGGATGAGGGCGAGGCAGTGGGGAAGATTGTGCGCGTAATTCGAGCGTTTAAGCCAACGGTGATAACGACGTTTGATCCAACGGGAGGCTATGGGCATCCCGATCATATTCGGATTCAGGAGTTGACGACGAAGGCGTTCCACGCAGCGAAGGATGCGGGGCAGTATCCTGAGACGGGCGCGGCGTGGGAGGTGAAACGGCTCTTTTATACTTCGATGCCACGCAGCAGGATTCGGCAGCTCGCGCAGTTTGCGCGGGAGGCGGGTATGGCGAGCAATTTTACGGGTATGGACCCGGAGAAGCTGGGCCTGCCGGATGAGATGATTACGAATCAGATAGATGTGCGCGCGTATCTGGACCTGAAGCGCAGGTCGGTGACTCAGCACCGCACGCAGATGAATCCGAACAGCCCGTTTGCGAGGCTGCCGGAAGAGATTACGGCACAGTGGCGCGGGACGGAGTATTTTGCCCTGGCGGCGGGGACGCCTGTGGATAGGTCGGACCCGGCGGCTGCGGCTGATCTGTTTGCAGGGCTGGGGGCGTAA